Proteins found in one Anopheles aquasalis chromosome 3, idAnoAquaMG_Q_19, whole genome shotgun sequence genomic segment:
- the LOC126576566 gene encoding uncharacterized protein LOC126576566, producing the protein MVTCREVIVIAGKMQQHKSPGPDGIPNQPVKSAIRRYPEVFRQLFQRLLDEGSYPDQWKEQRLVLIPKPGRKPPGLPSSYRPLCMLNTLVKVFERIVLNRLQENLEKVPAGPHLSPTLWNVAYDDVLGATQPGPTQNLAIADDLVVLAAAKKPHHLAAKSVKEEVQRIQSWMEHQSLKLGPNEDGSNRHQPGEEGQPAHNAQRRCEHSEDGYDAQIPWRSNQ; encoded by the coding sequence ATGGTCACGTGCCGAGAGGTGATAGTCATCGCCGGCAAAATGCAGCAACACAAGTCTCCAGGACCGGACGGTATACCGAATCAGCCAGTCAAATCGGCGATCAGACGTTATCCAGAAGTGTTCCGGCAGCTGTTTCAGCGACTGCTTGACGAAGGCTCCTACCCGGACCAGTGGAAGGAGCAACGGCTGGTGCTCATACCAAAGCCTGGAAGAAAGCCACCCGGCCTGCCATCGTCATATAGGCCGCTGTGTATGCTTAACACGCTCGTAAAGGTGTTCGAGCGCATAGTGTTGAATCGTCTGCAAGAAAACCTGGAAAAGGTTCCTGCGGGACCGCATCTTTCCCCTACCCTGTGGAATGTTGCGTACGACGATGTGCTAGGAGCAACGCAACCGGGACCGACCCAGAATCTCGCCATCGCGGACgacttggtggtgctggcggctgCCAAGAAGCCCCACCACCTTGCAGCCAAGAGTGTGAAGGAAGAGGTGCAACGCATCCAGAGCTGGATGGAGCACCAGTCGCTGAAGCTTGGCCCCAACGAAGACGGAAGTAATCGTCATCAGCCGGGCGAAGAAGGGCAACCAGCACACAACGCTCAACGTCGGTGCGAGCACAGTGAGGACGGGTACGACGCACAAATACCTTGGCGTAGTAATCAATGA